The following coding sequences lie in one Rutidosis leptorrhynchoides isolate AG116_Rl617_1_P2 chromosome 4, CSIRO_AGI_Rlap_v1, whole genome shotgun sequence genomic window:
- the LOC139840919 gene encoding uncharacterized protein: MIKVAIGGKSKNLLNHLVSNSPEKDDSKFEQWEQEDLIVFSWLIQNIEPSIASNLTEFATAKLLWDALVTTYSSGKDKLQNFDLHVKANDIKQKDKSLEDLWITLQGIWGEIDRRDLNPMKCSTDIVMYNQIRAEQKLFQFLNARNKQYDQTKRELLRWDPLPSTEEAYAAVRKEMAHQQILSGIDITPNQGRIGSGLATTEGVGPNTRDHRSSRGPPPRTTYGSASSHIDKSKLVCTKCGKQRHTREQCFEIKGYPEWWTKPGKVAAATAEPPPATTDREPNLGFGGVAATTNEQGMFLRPFSSPFQNCSSNKIRDKLNLGNRERIHEINLGIHMNLKNGRDKHAYIGNTKEVTCTDQSQTRIESKETVGLDGHKSHSGPVSGLDIRNKFIEKDRPDRSKKISLGNSRHYIGPVKKDRQKEKYKTCLEKSKLIIPCQNSFSALSKKQDDEMSRSEANIVSENFKTNSWILDCGATDTMTFDKNDIVFKTKPKRNKIQTANGELINVKGGGTIEISPTIKLPNCLYIPALSHKLLSVSHVTKELNCKVLMYPTFCILQDIRTGTVIGRGTEKKGLYYIDEFSQRGTVLLAHGTPTREAWLWHRRLGHPSVGYLRFLFPSLFPSNVNLCCETCILAKSHRSTFKPSNIRKNVPFALIHSDVWGPAPINGGKNFRYFVTFIDDCTRMTWIYFLTHKSDVYEKLSLL, translated from the coding sequence ATGATCAAGGTGGCTATAGGAGGAAAGTCTAAAAACCTCCTAAACCACCTCGTATCAAACTCACCTGAAAAAGACGATTCAAAATTCGAACAATGGGAGCAAGAAGACCTCATTGTTTTTTCATGGCTAATCCAAAATATAGAGCCAAGTATTGCAAGCAACTTAACCGAATTTGCTACGGCTAAGTTGTTGTGGGATGCTCTTGTAACCACATATAGCAGTGGTAAAGACAAActccagaattttgacttacatgtTAAGGCTAACGACATCAAGCAAAAAGATAAGTCACTTGAGGATCTATGGATCACATTACAAGGAATCTGGGGCGAGATCGATAGAAGAGACCTGAATCCCATGAAGTGTTCCACAGATATCGTAATGTACAATCAAATTAGAGCTGAACAAAAATTGTTTCAATTTCTTAATGCTCGTAACAAACAATACGATCAGACCAAACGTGAGTTACTCCGGTGGGATCCTCTACCATCTACAGAGGAGGCTTATGCGGCTGTACGAAAGGAGATGGCTCACCAACAGATTCTGAGTGGCATCGACATCACACCAAATCAAGGTAGAATCGGAAGTGGATTAGCCACAACAGAAGGGGTTGGGCCGAACACAAGAGACCACCGCAGTAGCCGTGGACCACCACCAAGAACCACCTATGGGTCAGCATCATCTCATATTGATAAATCGAAATTAGTTTGCACCAAGTGTGGAAAACAAAGGCATACCAGGGAGCAATGTTTTGAGATTAAAGGTTACCCGGAATGGTGGACTAAACCGGGAAAGGTAGCGGCGGCAACGGCGGAGCCACCACCAGCCACCACTGATCGAGAACCCAATTTAGGGTTCGGAGGAGTCGCAGCAACCACCAACGAACAAGGTATGTTTCTCAGACCTTTCTCATCTCCTTTTCAAAATTGTAGCTCCAATAAGATAAGAGACAAATTGAATTTGGGAAATAGAGAAAGAATTCATGAGATTAACTTGGGAATTCATATGAATCTGAAAAATGGTAGAGACAAACATGCGTACATAGGGAATACCAAAGAGGTAACATGTACTGATCAAAGTCAGACTAGGATAGAATCTAAGGAAACGGTTGGGCTTGATGGACATAAGTCTCATAGTGGGCCTGTTAGTGGGCTTGATATAAGAAATAAGTTTATTGAGAAAGACAGGCCTGATAGAAGTAAGAAAATTAGCCTAGGAAACTCTAGACATTATATTGGGCCTGTTAAGAAGGATAGACAAAAGGAAAAATATAAAACGTGCCTAGAAAAATCTAAACTtattattccttgtcaaaatagttTCTCGGCCTTGTCAAAGAAACAAGACGATGAGATGTCCCGGTCCGAGGCAAATATAGTCTCtgaaaattttaaaactaattCATGGATACTTGATTGTGGGGCCACGGACACAATGAcctttgataaaaatgatattgtttTTAAAACTAAACCGAAAAGGAATAAAATTCAAACTGCTAACGGTGAACTTATTAATGTTAAAGGTGGTGGAACTATCGAAATTTCACCAACGATTAAATTACCTAATTGTCTATATATTCCAGCTTTGTCTCATAAGCTGTTATCGGTAAGTCATGTAACAAAAGAATTAAACTGTAAAGTCCTCATGTATCCAACATTCTGCATCTTGCAGGATATTCGGACGGGGACGGTGATTGGGCGTGGCACTGAAAAAAAAGGGCTATATTATATTGACGAATTTTCTCAACGGGGTACTGTGTTGCTTGCTCACGGAACACCCACGAGAGAAGCTTGGTTATGGCATCGAAGACTGGGACATCCTTCAGTCGGATATCTACGTTttttatttcctagtttatttccTTCTAATGTTAACTTAtgttgtgaaacttgtattttggcgaAAAGCCATCGTAGTACCTTTAAACCTTCTAATATTCGGAAGAATGTACCTTTTGCTTTAATTCATTCTGATGTTTGGGGACCGGCTCCGATTAATGGGGGGAAAAACtttagatactttgttacttttatTGATGATTGTACTCGGATGACATGGATCTATTTTTTAACACACAAATCCGACGTTTATGAAAAATTGTCTCTTTTATAA